The following are from one region of the Gemmatimonadaceae bacterium genome:
- a CDS encoding carboxypeptidase regulatory-like domain-containing protein: MRTVPFRRALLLLTGAALGAPTLPGQSLVTGVVRDTVSGRIFAGAAIELVPASAPWLSGFKARSDSVGRYTIPDVAAGRYIVGFLHPDLDSVGLSQVSRPLDVRAGKRRVSVDLSPPGGMALIALLCGPAAGGDGAVLGRVRAASDGRGVQRGRVTVQWALPNIDATGLRTDRVERVTQVADDGRFLACGVPTGVPIVVQAHAGDTGHGSSSGAVRLEVPEEAALLHRDLLVADARADSSSRPMPADWSATTPLRGTARIAGRVITVNDAPHAGARIIVPDAQLEVLTDSSGTFQLAGLPPGTRTVELVTIGFVPQRQVIDLRPGRDAVVRFHPLDRVQELDVLTVRAKRDLTGFHRRKRTSTGTFLTAEDIARKNAYSVGEALVGVNGLRYTGIDPQTLKPAIGGRFNCSASFFLDGVSVALADIDGMLGVRQIGGIEVYTNAWEAPPLLTTGARFLGPDGRDRGAPNLNSGCSTVVVWTKSYVP; encoded by the coding sequence ATGCGCACAGTGCCATTCCGCAGGGCCCTCCTGCTTCTCACCGGCGCCGCGCTGGGCGCTCCGACACTTCCCGGACAGTCGCTGGTGACCGGCGTCGTCCGTGACACCGTCTCCGGCCGGATCTTCGCCGGCGCAGCGATCGAGCTCGTGCCGGCGAGCGCACCATGGCTGTCCGGCTTCAAGGCCCGCAGCGATTCCGTGGGTCGGTACACCATTCCCGACGTCGCGGCCGGCCGCTACATCGTCGGGTTCCTGCACCCGGACCTCGACTCCGTCGGGTTGTCGCAGGTGAGTCGACCGCTCGACGTGCGCGCCGGGAAGCGCCGCGTGAGCGTGGACCTGAGCCCCCCGGGCGGTATGGCGCTCATCGCACTGCTGTGCGGCCCCGCGGCAGGTGGTGACGGCGCCGTGCTTGGCCGCGTGCGGGCGGCGAGCGATGGTCGCGGCGTGCAGCGCGGGCGGGTGACGGTGCAGTGGGCGCTGCCGAACATCGACGCCACGGGACTGCGCACCGATCGCGTCGAGCGCGTGACCCAGGTGGCGGACGACGGACGCTTCCTGGCCTGCGGCGTGCCGACGGGTGTGCCGATCGTGGTGCAGGCGCACGCAGGCGATACGGGCCACGGCTCGTCGAGCGGCGCGGTGCGCCTCGAGGTGCCGGAAGAGGCCGCGCTGCTCCACCGTGACCTGCTCGTCGCCGATGCCCGCGCCGACTCGTCCAGCAGACCGATGCCAGCCGACTGGTCCGCCACGACGCCGCTCCGCGGAACGGCGCGCATCGCCGGGCGTGTGATCACGGTGAACGACGCGCCACATGCCGGCGCCCGCATCATCGTGCCGGATGCGCAGCTCGAGGTGCTGACCGACTCCAGCGGCACATTCCAGCTCGCAGGACTGCCGCCCGGCACGAGAACGGTGGAACTGGTGACCATCGGATTCGTTCCGCAACGACAGGTGATCGACCTGCGCCCTGGCCGGGACGCCGTCGTGCGCTTCCACCCGCTGGACCGGGTGCAGGAACTCGATGTCCTGACCGTCCGCGCCAAGCGCGACCTGACCGGCTTCCACCGGCGCAAGCGGACCTCCACCGGGACCTTTCTCACCGCAGAGGACATCGCACGCAAGAACGCGTACAGCGTCGGCGAGGCGCTGGTCGGCGTGAACGGCCTTCGCTACACCGGCATCGATCCGCAGACGCTCAAGCCTGCGATCGGCGGCCGCTTCAATTGCAGCGCGAGCTTCTTCCTCGACGGCGTGAGCGTCGCGTTGGCCGACATCGACGGCATGCTCGGCGTGCGGCAGATCGGCGGCATCGAGGTGTACACGAACGCCTGGGAAGCGCCGCCGCTCCTGACGACTGGCGCCCGGTTCCTGGGGCCGGACGGTCGCGACCGGGGGGCCCCGAACCTCAACTCGGGGTGCTCGACCGTCGTCGTCTGGACGAAGTCCTACGTGCCGTAG